The following coding sequences lie in one Musa acuminata AAA Group cultivar baxijiao chromosome BXJ1-8, Cavendish_Baxijiao_AAA, whole genome shotgun sequence genomic window:
- the LOC135589048 gene encoding probable calcium-binding protein CML18, whose amino-acid sequence MAKSQISSSSSTPSRSSSVGLHRMDELEKVFARFDADGDGRISASELAAVLRALGSDPSPDEIRDMIAEMDADCDGFVDLQEFAAFHLCGVGRGGAEAELKDAFRMYDLDSDGLISVDELLRVMRSLGEKCTLEDCARMIRSVDSDGDGSVSFEEFKTMMTGGCGGLGSSGRKPAAA is encoded by the coding sequence ATGGCGAAATCACAGATCTCGTCGTCGTCTTCCACGCCCTCGCGCTCGTCTTCCGTCGGGTTGCACCGGATGGACGAGCTCGAGAAGGTCTTCGCCCGCTTCGATGCCGACGGCGATGGCAGAATCTCCGCCTCCGAGCTCGCCGCCGTCCTCCGAGCCCTCGGATCCGACCCTTCTCCTGATGAGATCCGCGACATGATCGCCGAGATGGACGCCGACTGCGATGGCTTCGTTGATCTCCAGGAGTTCGCCGCCTTCCACCTCTGCGGCGTTGGCCGCGGTGGCGCGGAGGCGGAGCTTAAGGACGCGTTCCGGATGTATGATCTCGACAGCGACGGGCTGATCTCGGTGGACGAGCTCCTCCGGGTCATGAGGAGCCTGGGGGAGAAGTGCACCCTGGAGGACTGTGCGCGGATGATCAGGTCGGTCGACTCGGACGGCGACGGCAGCGTCAGCTTCGAGGAGTTCAAAACTATGATGACCGGCGGTTGTGGCGGTCTCGGCAGCAGCGGGAGGAAGCCGGCCGCAGCATAA